The sequence CCTTTCTGAGCCCGCTGATCAACCGCCGCTCCGATGAGTTCGGCGGGTCGCTGGCCAACCGGGCCAAGGTGGCCCGCGGCATTGTGGCGGCCGTGCATCGCGCGGTGGGCGGACAGATCGCGGTGACGGCCAAACTGAACATGGCCGACGGAGTCCGCGGCGGTATCAACCTGGACGAGTCGCTGACCACCGCGAAATGGCTGCAGGACGACGGCGGCCTGGACGCGTTGGAGCTGACCGCCGGCAGCTCGCTGGTCAACCCGATGTACCTGTTCCGCGGGCACGCCCCGGTGAAGGAATTCGCCAGGGTCTTTCCCCCGCCGTTGAGCTGGGGCATGCGGATGACCGGCAACAGGTTCCTGCGCAAGTACCCCTACACCGACGCCTACCTGCTGGACAACGCCCGGCTGTTCCGCGCCGAGCTGTCGATGCCGCTGATCCTGCTGGGCGGTGTCACCAACCGCGCGACGATGGATCAGGCGATGGCCGAGGGATTCGAGTTCGTCGCGATGGCCCGGGCGTTGCTGGCCGAACCGGACCTGATCAACCGGATCGCCGACGAGCCGTCGACCCTGTCGGAATGCATCCACTGCAACCAGTGCATGCCGACGATCTATGAGCGGACGCACTGCGTCGTTACCGGCGCACCGGACGCAACTCGCTAGAGTTGACTCGATGAGTCACCCAGCCCCGCCGGTGCTGACCGTCCGCTACGACGGGTCGCAAGGCACGTTCTCCGCAGGCCACGACGTCGTCATCGGGCGCGACCTGCGGGCTGACATCCGCATCCCGCATCCCCTGGTCTCGCGGGCGCACCTGCTGCTGCGCTTCGAGCAGGGCCGGTGGCTGGGGATCGACAACGGCTCACTGAACGGCATCTACGTCAACGGCCAGCGGGTGCCGGTCGTCGACATCCGGGACGGACAGGCCGTCAACCTCGGCAACCCGG is a genomic window of Mycolicibacter heraklionensis containing:
- a CDS encoding NADH:flavin oxidoreductase, producing the protein MPVPDVFSPAKLGPITLRNRIIKAATFENRTPNALASDDLIEYHRLPAAGGVGMTTVAYCAVSQGGRTSNDGLWMRPEAVAGLRRLTDAVHAEGALVSAQIGHAGPVADARSNKARALAPVRFFNPIGMRFAKKATRDDIDLVIAQHADAARYAVDAGFDAVEIHLGHNYLASSFLSPLINRRSDEFGGSLANRAKVARGIVAAVHRAVGGQIAVTAKLNMADGVRGGINLDESLTTAKWLQDDGGLDALELTAGSSLVNPMYLFRGHAPVKEFARVFPPPLSWGMRMTGNRFLRKYPYTDAYLLDNARLFRAELSMPLILLGGVTNRATMDQAMAEGFEFVAMARALLAEPDLINRIADEPSTLSECIHCNQCMPTIYERTHCVVTGAPDATR